From the Paenibacillus sp. R14(2021) genome, the window ATACGTGTCCTGGTAGCGGCCTGGTACGCCCACTAGCTGCTCGTGACGTCCCCGCTGCACGATATGACCGTTATCCAGCACGAGGATTTCATCCGCATGACGGAGCGACGAGATCCGGTGCGCGATAATGAAGGTCGTTCGGCCTGCCATGACCTCCGAGAATCCGGCTTGAATCTCGTGCTCGGTTTCCATATCGACGGCGCTTGTCGCGTCATCCAAAATGAGAATGCGCGGGTTCTTGATAAGCGCTCTTGCGATGGCGATCCGCTGCTTCTGACCGCCTGAGAGTCCCATGCCGCGTTCGCCGACAATGGTATCGTAGCCTTCCGGGAGCTCCATGATGAAATCATGTGCTTTCGCGAGCTTCGCCGCTTGCATGATCTGTTCCTGTGTCACGCCGTCCATTCCATAGGCGATGTTGTCCCGAATTGAGCAGGAGAAGAGGAAGGTTTCTTGGAAGACTGTCGCAATCTGCGAGCGGAGGCTTTCCAGTGAAATATCGCGGATATCGATGCCGTCAATCGTGATTTTGCCGGTCTTCACGTTATAGGCGCGCATGAGCAGCTGAATAATCGTTGATTTGCCGGCGCCCGTGCTTCCTAGCAGGCCAATGACCATGCCCGGTTTCGCGTTGATGTCCACGTTCGTCAGCGCAGGCGCTTTGTCCGCGTAGTTAAAAGTGACGTTATGGAATTCGACATGGCCTTTCACGTTCGATTCGTCAAGAACGACCGGCGATCCGACATCCTTCACATGTACATATTCGTTCAGCAGCTCCAGCAGCCGTTCGCCGGAAGCCTTGGACTGCGTATAGTTGTTGATTTGGAAGCCAATGCTCCACATTGGGCCGATAATATACCAGAGCATACTGTAGAAAGCGACCATTTCCCCGAGCGTGATGGAGTGACGGATAACGAGCGTACCGCCTGCCACCAGCAGAATGACCACGCACAAGCTGGCGAGCAGCTCCATGATCGGAAAATAACGTCCCCAGAGCGTAGCCGCTCCAATCTGATTGCTCTTGTACGCTTCACTGCGCTTGTCGAATTTCTCCATTTCAAACGATTCCCTCGCGAACGATTTCACGGTACGCACGCCGGTAATGTTCTCCTGAACCGATGTCGTCAGATGACTCATCGCTTGACGCATTTCACGGAATGCCGGGTGAATGAGCTTCTCGAACTTTGTTGCGGTGAACACGAGAAAAGGCATGGTGCAGAGCGTAATCAAGGTCAGCTGCCAGTGAATGGAGAACATCATAATGGCACCAAAAACAATCATAAGCAGCATGTTCAATATTTGCGCAAAGCCGAAGGCGATAAAGTTACGGACCGCCTCCAAATCTGCTGTCAGACGCGACATGAGATCGCCTGTCTTGGCCGTATCGTAATACTGAAAGGATAAGGTTTGCAGCTTCTCATAACAGGCGTTGCGCAGCCGGAAGGCAACGCGGTTCCCTAGACGGCCGCCGAAGAATCCGTGCAGAAACTGCAGGCTTCCTTTTACCGTGACAACCCCTACGACGGCAAGCGACAGCGCAGGCACCCATTTGAAAGACTTTGGAATGATAATATCGTCGATAAGAACGCGAAGCAGATTCGGATAAACAAGTCCAAGCGCCGTTGCGCAAATCAAGAAGGTGATCGAAGCGATCAAATTTTTGCGTTCGACCCAGTAATACCGTTTAAGCTGCCTGAAGACTTCCAATGGGTAACCCACTCCCTGTGTTTGTGAACTTTTTTTGAATATGACTGAATATTAACAGCATGAGTCCGGTACGGCAAACAGAGTGCTGGGGCATATAATTGACAATATTCGCTTCCGCTTCCATCTCACTTAAAAGTAAGGGGGTATTCTCCGATATCGTCTGAAATCATGGCAAATAGGGCCATATTCCTCCGTTTTTGCACATTTGCCTCCATTTTTGCAAGATCTCATTTGCACAAAAAATAAGCTTAGACGCGCTGTTTCTGCACGTCTAAGCTTATTTGGGTTGGAATCGCAAGGAATGGTTAGATAGCAAGTAGTGCTGCTTGAATATGATGGAGCCCTTCCAGATCGGAGCTGCCGGATAACGACGCAAGCTTGCCTTGACTGAAGGCCGTGATGTCGGCTTGCAAGGCTTCTGCTGCAGTCTCGCAGGCTTGGTGCATAAGCGCATCGTAGCGGCTGCTCCAATCCCGCTCAGCCTGCTGTATCCATGCCTGCAGCGGGGCTGCCAGCTCTGTCTCCAGCACGCTGCGAAGCGCCGACTTTCCTTCACCCTCGAAGAATTGCCTTGGCGACTTAAATTTACTCCAGAGCAGCTTCGTATCGATCGTGGTCGCCGTCCATGCAGGCTGCTCCTCGGGCGTAACAAGTGCATATGCCTTGTATGGAGAAGGCGTAAAACCTGACAGCAGTTCGGCTGCATCAGCAGCCGCCTGATTGTACAGCTTCGCTGCCAGCTTGTTCAGCGTATTATCCAATCGAAGCGAAGTCGCTTCAAGCTCCTGAGCGAGCTCGATTTGGAGCAGCCGCTGCAGCTCCAGCCAAGACGTCCAGATCGCCTTCTTCAAATCCCGGCCGTCATCCTGCAGCGCCGACGGATTGAAAGCAAAGTGATAATGATCGCCGAAGCGGAGCTGAACCCGCTGCAGCACATAGAAGAGCAGTTCCTTGAGCTCCTGCTGCAATTGCGGATGCTGCTGCGGCAGCGCAATGGCCTTGACCAGCTTGCCGGCTTGTTCTGCGCTTGCGGACAAGGCTTCGCGGGCCAGCTCCCGGGTCTTCTCATCGCCGGAGGCGGCCTCCAGCCAGTTCGCGATCGTGTGCCGCGCGCGTTCCAGCTCCTGCGCCGCGGACTCAACCGCGAGCGCTCCAAGATCATTACGCGTGAAGCTGAGGAACGCGTTCTCGAATGCGCCGATGCCGGAGGATGCAAGCAGCTGCGGACTCCCGTTTCGCTTACCGTCCAGTGCCTGCAGGCTCGAAACCGGGAACATCCGCGGAAAACGAATGCCATGCTGCTGTAAATTGCGCTCCACATGCCCAAGAACGCCCTGCAGCTCTTCTTCATCAGCAGCCAAATCCGCCGCATTGACGATAAAGAACATTTTATCCATCTCGAATTGATCCTTCACGCGGCCAAGCTGCATCAGAAACTGACGGTCAGCCTGCGAGAAGGCGTGGTTATAGTAAGTGACAAACAGGATCGCATCGGCATTCTTGATGTAGTTGAACGCCACGCCCGTATGTCTGGCATTGACGGAATCGGCTCCCGGTGTGTCGACGAGGACGATGCCCTGCTCGGTCAGCGGATTGCTGTGATACAGCTCGATTTCGCTGACGAAGCATGAACGCGATTCTTCCGCGACGTAGAGGCGATACTCCTCGGCGCTGACGGCAAGCTGCTCGCCCAAATGCGCTTCATGTGCCGCCCAGCCCTTGGCCGCTGCCTTCAGGAAGCTGTAATGCGGGCGCCCGCCGGCATGCACGGCATCCGGCGATAATTTATGAATCGCCTGCAGCAGGGCATCATCGTTCAGCTTGCCCGTATCCTCGCCAAGAAGTCCCAGCGAGTAACGCAGATCGCCGAGCAGCGCTTCGCGCGATTTCATCCATACCGCGGCCGTGCCGTGCGGACGCTCCGCTGTCGGCGGCACGATCCGGTTGACCGCCGCGGTCGTCGGATTCGGTGAGACCGGCAGTACGGCATCGCCGAGCAGCGCATTCGCGAGCGAGGATTTGCCCGCGCTGAACGCGCCGAACAGCGCGATGGTGAACCGGCTGCTGCGCAGACGCTCCGCCTTGTCGCGCATGCTTGCAACGGCCGCGGCCAGCGAAGCATGCGGCGCCAGCAGGTCCGCGGCTTTGGCGAGCCGCTCCGCCGCTTGGCGCTGCGGCGCGAGGGCTTCTGCGGCGGCGGGGTGATCCGCCGCCGTCGGCGCCGCAGGCGCATGCGCGTCTGCGCTGATGCGCGGCTGCGGTGCCGCCGCGCCGGAGCTGCCGGCCGCGGGGGCATCGCCCGCGGCCGCGCTGCGCCAGTGCCGGCGCTTGCCGTCGCCGGCACGGCGCCATCGGCGCTGCCGGGCGCAGCCGGCTGCGGCAGCGCCGGGCGCGGCGGCGCAGGCGGCAGCAGCGCCGCCAGCCGCGCCAAGTGCGCGGCCGCGCGCTGCGCAAGCGCGGCAAGCTCGGCGAGCGCGCCAGCCTGCGATGCGAGCTCGCCCAGCCGCGCGCGCACAGGCGCGCCGGCAGCTTCGCCGGCCGCCGCAGCGCGGTCCCCAAGCGCGTCGATCCATGCCAGCGCGCGCTTGCGGTAGAGCCCCTTCACAGCCGCGGCTAATTCGCGGCTGTAGGTAATCGTATATTCATTGCCGAACACGGCACCGGTGTTCACGGCCGCAATCAGCTGATCTTTGTCCAGCAATCCTTGAAGCGACTGCGACAGGTCGGCTTCCAACGTCTCGCCGCGCCAGCCGATGCCTTCGGCAGCCCGGCGAAGCAAATCCAAGAGATGCCATTCGATGCCTG encodes:
- a CDS encoding ABC transporter ATP-binding protein codes for the protein MEVFRQLKRYYWVERKNLIASITFLICATALGLVYPNLLRVLIDDIIIPKSFKWVPALSLAVVGVVTVKGSLQFLHGFFGGRLGNRVAFRLRNACYEKLQTLSFQYYDTAKTGDLMSRLTADLEAVRNFIAFGFAQILNMLLMIVFGAIMMFSIHWQLTLITLCTMPFLVFTATKFEKLIHPAFREMRQAMSHLTTSVQENITGVRTVKSFARESFEMEKFDKRSEAYKSNQIGAATLWGRYFPIMELLASLCVVILLVAGGTLVIRHSITLGEMVAFYSMLWYIIGPMWSIGFQINNYTQSKASGERLLELLNEYVHVKDVGSPVVLDESNVKGHVEFHNVTFNYADKAPALTNVDINAKPGMVIGLLGSTGAGKSTIIQLLMRAYNVKTGKITIDGIDIRDISLESLRSQIATVFQETFLFSCSIRDNIAYGMDGVTQEQIMQAAKLAKAHDFIMELPEGYDTIVGERGMGLSGGQKQRIAIARALIKNPRILILDDATSAVDMETEHEIQAGFSEVMAGRTTFIIAHRISSLRHADEILVLDNGHIVQRGRHEQLVGVPGRYQDTYEIQYADRPLTAEEMIARLERGVVN
- a CDS encoding dynamin family protein, giving the protein MLGDAVLPVSPNPTTAAVNRIVPPTAERPHGTAAVWMKSREALLGDLRYSLGLLGEDTGKLNDDALLQAIHKLSPDAVHAGGRPHYSFLKAAAKGWAAHEAHLGEQLAVSAEEYRLYVAEESRSCFVSEIELYHSNPLTEQGIVLVDTPGADSVNARHTGVAFNYIKNADAILFVTYYNHAFSQADRQFLMQLGRVKDQFEMDKMFFIVNAADLAADEEELQGVLGHVERNLQQHGIRFPRMFPVSSLQALDGKRNGSPQLLASSGIGAFENAFLSFTRNDLGALAVESAAQELERARHTIANWLEAASGDEKTRELAREALSASAEQAGKLVKAIALPQQHPQLQQELKELLFYVLQRVQLRFGDHYHFAFNPSALQDDGRDLKKAIWTSWLELQRLLQIELAQELEATSLRLDNTLNKLAAKLYNQAAADAAELLSGFTPSPYKAYALVTPEEQPAWTATTIDTKLLWSKFKSPRQFFEGEGKSALRSVLETELAAPLQAWIQQAERDWSSRYDALMHQACETAAEALQADITAFSQGKLASLSGSSDLEGLHHIQAALLAI